A genomic segment from Syntrophotalea acetylenivorans encodes:
- a CDS encoding B12-binding domain-containing radical SAM protein: MKLALVSIHIDHSLRAIPLGTAMLAAAVEKDLGEQVNTTLIDCTLQQSVTDCAKEILRHQPDIVGLSITVWNRELALDIAHHLKSANPNLILLAGGPEATANPLSLEEIVDLDFVLTGEGEQKVITFLGNLLQGQAPKPSELMAVESIPDLGDLPSPYLTGMLRPTPGGGVLWELSRGCPYRCDFCFESRGSAIVRRFPLQRARAELQLFASLGVREVFVLDPTFNYHKQTAKELLGIMAKEGQGLHYSLEIRAELLDHELAELFASIDCSLQIGLQSADAKVLRMINRDFDREEFTDKVHLLHLAGVSYGFDLIYGLPGDSLAGFLASLDFALGLIPNHLDIFPLAVLPGTRLADTATGLGLEYQQHAPYKVRSSNTFTSAEITQAARIGAACDFFYNRGRAVPWFAMVLDGLDLVPSEFFSRLASVLPEIPPDDPLPLQQSFVADQFKQRQQPEVAALASDLIAYFGAVEPLLRDPVFKAPSGLKAGELYLNPDSVFVTFNYDPEQLLQHLADGITDLEELTFFAEPVNSEYCCYLYQDELQLYPLTREQGDFLKSLDSHTPAEPPSAKFVAKVLEAGMLIQAR; this comes from the coding sequence ATGAAATTAGCCTTGGTTTCTATCCACATCGATCATTCTTTACGAGCCATCCCCCTGGGCACGGCCATGCTTGCAGCGGCTGTTGAAAAGGACCTTGGAGAACAGGTCAACACTACCCTGATCGATTGTACCCTCCAGCAGTCCGTTACGGACTGTGCCAAAGAAATCCTCAGGCATCAACCGGACATCGTCGGGCTCTCCATAACGGTCTGGAATCGTGAATTGGCCCTGGATATCGCCCACCATCTGAAAAGTGCAAACCCCAACCTGATCCTGCTTGCCGGCGGTCCCGAGGCTACAGCCAATCCCCTCTCTCTGGAAGAAATCGTTGATCTCGATTTTGTTTTGACCGGAGAAGGAGAGCAAAAAGTCATTACATTCCTGGGCAACTTACTTCAAGGTCAGGCACCAAAGCCTTCGGAACTGATGGCCGTTGAGAGCATTCCTGACTTGGGTGACCTCCCCTCTCCTTACCTTACAGGGATGTTGCGGCCAACCCCGGGCGGCGGTGTCTTGTGGGAGCTTTCCCGCGGCTGCCCCTACCGGTGTGATTTCTGCTTTGAATCCAGGGGCAGCGCCATTGTACGCCGCTTCCCCCTGCAGAGGGCACGCGCCGAACTTCAACTCTTTGCTTCTTTGGGAGTCAGGGAGGTTTTTGTTCTCGACCCGACCTTTAACTACCACAAGCAAACAGCTAAAGAACTTCTGGGAATTATGGCCAAAGAGGGTCAGGGCCTCCATTATAGTCTGGAAATCCGTGCCGAGCTCCTTGACCATGAGTTGGCGGAGCTGTTTGCCAGCATCGACTGTTCCCTGCAAATCGGCCTGCAGAGTGCGGATGCCAAAGTTCTTCGAATGATCAATCGTGATTTCGACCGGGAAGAATTCACGGACAAGGTGCACCTGCTACATCTGGCGGGAGTAAGCTACGGTTTTGATCTCATCTATGGTTTGCCCGGAGACAGCCTGGCAGGGTTTCTTGCCAGTCTCGACTTCGCCCTTGGACTGATACCTAACCACCTGGACATCTTTCCTCTTGCGGTTTTACCGGGAACACGGCTGGCTGATACCGCCACCGGACTGGGGCTGGAATACCAACAGCATGCCCCCTACAAGGTGCGCTCTTCCAACACCTTCACCAGCGCTGAAATAACACAGGCGGCCCGAATCGGTGCCGCCTGTGACTTCTTTTATAATCGCGGACGGGCCGTCCCCTGGTTTGCCATGGTCCTGGATGGTCTGGATTTGGTACCGTCTGAATTCTTTTCTCGCCTTGCCTCGGTCCTGCCCGAAATACCTCCGGATGATCCGTTGCCCTTGCAGCAGAGTTTCGTCGCCGATCAGTTCAAACAGCGGCAGCAACCGGAGGTTGCCGCTTTGGCCTCCGATCTGATTGCCTACTTCGGTGCCGTTGAGCCTTTACTTCGTGACCCAGTATTTAAAGCACCGTCTGGCTTGAAAGCAGGAGAACTCTATCTCAACCCGGACTCTGTCTTCGTCACCTTCAACTACGATCCAGAACAGCTATTGCAACACCTGGCGGACGGTATCACCGACCTGGAAGAGCTGACATTTTTTGCAGAGCCCGTTAATAGCGAATATTGTTGTTACCTTTATCAGGACGAACTGCAGCTATATCCCCTCACCCGGGAACAGGGCGATTTTTTAAAAAGCCTCGATTCCCATACTCCTGCCGAACCACCTTCAGCGAAATTTGTTGCCAAGGTCCTGGAAGCCGGGATGCTTATTCAGGCCCGTTGA